The following proteins come from a genomic window of Panthera leo isolate Ple1 chromosome E2, P.leo_Ple1_pat1.1, whole genome shotgun sequence:
- the FBXO46 gene encoding F-box only protein 46, which produces MDRSGLLPFQLWCPRPFGTYSQNQPRPPAAALKPSACPEPGSGAEPDHGPAHSENTPPALATEAPASQPAPLLSAAAAGDEGRVLLDTWYVIKPGNTKEKVAFFVAHQCGGGSRASSMKVKGHWGSDSSKAKRRRRCLEPTKAPPDPGGREGPPAAEGAPASAGEDVDLLSVAEMVALVEQRAALALQNYPRPGTPAPVVFVSAEQGGPAKGLGSERRSGGGDCSRVAEAVAHFEAQRDSPPAKGLRKEERPGPGPGEVRIAFRISNGREPRAPDGSLPNGSSGRPGCAYPGSPGPGARAKDKITCDLYQLISPSRDALPSNVEFLLARADEASEGESPVPARPEDTPPAPPPPPARDCGASGFHVDVVVTGVVDECIFFGKDGTKNVKEETVCLTVSPEEPPPPGQLFFLQSRGPDGPPEPPPADSPTTAPGPDDAEGTADTSLCRLYRHVSHDFLEIRFKIQRLLEPRQYMLLLPEHVLVKIFSFLPTRALAALKCTCHHFKGIIEAFGVRATDSRWSRDPLYRDDPCKQCRKRYEKGDVSLCRWHPKPYHHDLPYGRSYWMCCRRADRETPGCRLGLHDNNWVLPCNGPGGGRAGREEGR; this is translated from the coding sequence ATGGACCGCAGCGGCCTCCTGCCCTTCCAGCTCTGGTGCCCCCGGCCCTTTGGCACCTACTCCCAGAACCAGCCGCGCCCGCCTGCCGCGGCCCTCAAGCCATCAGCCTGCCCGGAGCCGGGCAGCGGGGCCGAGCCAGACCACGGGCCTGCCCACTCAGAGAACACCCCGCCCGCCTTGGCCACGGaggcccctgcctcccagcctgcccCGCTCCTCTCCGCAGCAGCTGCTGGCGATGAGGGGCGAGTCCTGCTGGACACGTGGTACGTGATCAAGCCCGGGAATACAAAGGAGAAGGTGGCCTTCTTTGTGGCCCACCAGTGTGGGGGGGGCAGCCGGGCCAGCTCCATGAAGGTCAAGGGGCACTGGGGCAGTGACAGCTCCAAGGCCAAGCGGAGGAGGCGCTGTCTTGAGCCTACTAAGGCTCCACCGGACCCAGGGGGCCGAGAGGGGCCCCCTGCCGCTGAAGGGGCCCCAGCCTcagctggtgaggatgtagaccTGCTCTCTGTGGCCGAGATGGTGGCCCTGGTGGAACAGCGGGCCGCCCTGGCCCTGCAGAACTACCCACGCCCCGGCACCCCGGCGCCTGTGGTCTTCGTGTCGGCTGAGCAGGGTGGGCCTGCCAAAGGGCTGGGGTCCGAGCGGAGGTCTGGTGGCGGGGACTGCAGCCGCGTAGCTGAGGCAGTGGCCCACTTTGAGGCCCAGCGGGACAGCCCTCCAGCCAAAGGCCTCCGCAAAGAGGAGCGGCCTGGGCCCGGCCCAGGGGAGGTGCGCATCGCCTTTCGCATCTCCAACGGCCGAGAGCCCCGGGCGCCCGACGGCAGCTTGCCCAACGGGAGCAGCGGCCGGCCCGGTTGTGCCTACCCCGGCAGCCCAGGCCCCGGGGCCCGAGCCAAGGACAAGATCACCTGTGACCTGTACCAGCTCATCAGCCCCTCTCGGGATGCCCTGCCCAGCAATGTGGAGTTCCTTCTGGCTCGGGCGGATGAAGCCAGCGAGGGGGAGAGCCCGGTCCCTGCCAGGCCTGAGGACACTCCCCCggcgccccctccgccccctgccCGGGACTGCGGCGCGTCAGGCTTCCACGTGGACGTGGTAGTGACGGGTGTGGTGGACGAGTGCATCTTCTTTGGCAAGGATGGCACCAAGAATGTGAAAGAGGAGACGGTGTGCCTGACGGTCAGCCCCGAGGAGCCGCCCCCACCGGGCCAGCTCTTCTTCCTCCAGTCCCGGGGTCCGGACGGGCCCCCCGAGCCGCCCCCAGCCGACTCCCCCACCACCGCGCCAGGCCCGGACGACGCCGAGGGGACAGCGGACACCTCCCTGTGCCGCCTGTATCGGCACGTGTCGCACGACTTCCTGGAGATCCGCTTCAAGATCCAGCGGCTGCTGGAGCCGCGGCAGTACATGCTGCTGCTGCCCGAGCACGTGCTGGTGAAGATCTTCAGCTTCCTGCCCACGCGGGCCCTGGCGGCCCTCAAGTGCACCTGCCACCACTTCAAGGGCATCATTGAGGCGTTCGGTGTGCGGGCCACAGACTCGCGCTGGAGCCGCGACCCCCTGTATCGCGATGACCCTTGCAAGCAGTGCCGCAAGAGATACGAGAAGGGTGACGTGTCGCTCTGCCGCTGGCACCCGAAGCCCTACCACCACGACCTGCCTTACGGACGTTCCTACTGGATGTGCTGCCGCCGAGCGGACCGCGAGACGCCTGGCTGCCGCCTGGGTCTGCACGATAACAACTGGGTGCTGCCCTGCAAcgggccgggcgggggccgggccggccgggaggaagggaggtga